The region CACAAGCGACCGTTATTTCAGAGACCACGGGCCCAACAGTAGAAGTCCCACCTCAGAGGACGTTACCCTCAACCCTTCCTCCGTATGGGCTACCTTATGACTTCGTCCCCCGAGCGGAGGTGGCGCACGAAATGGGGCAATCTGTCCAACAAGCTGTGCCATTACCAGTTTACACCGACGCACGTCCAGTCATCCATACTGTGGTTCCACCAGCCGCCTATGCTAGGCATGTTCCTcattatgaagatcaaaaccACATGTATCAGACTGTCGACTCAACTGTTGCTGGTGACGAAGTGAGATTCGAGGATTTCAGGGAGGTAAAGGAGAACATGCAGCTCCTTGAGAAAAAGTTCCGAGATCTAGAAGGAGACCACGTCTTTGGATCTGCTGCCAAAGAAATGTGCCTTGTATCCGGGTTGGTGATTCCAGCAAAATTCAAAACCCCGGACTTCGACAAATACAAGGGGCACACTTGTCCAAAAagccatctcatcatgtattaTCGAAAAATGGCTGCACACGTGGAGGACGACAAGCTGATGATCCATTGGTTTCAAGACAGCTTGAGTGGGGCTCCTTCCAAATGGTATCTAAGTCTGGATCAGAACAGGATCAGGTGTTTCCAAGACCTGTCAGATGCGTTCATAAAACACTACAAatacaatatggacatggcgcctgacagaagACAATTACAGAGCATGTTTCAGCATGATAAAGAGtccttcaaggagtacgctcaaagatggagggaactgGCTTCTCAGGTTGAACCACCTCTGGCTGAGAAGGAATTGGATGAATTGTTTATCGACACTGTCCAACCCCAGTTCTACGAAAAGATGGTTGGAAGTGCTTCCTTGGGATTCTCCGAGCTTGTTGCCATAGGAGCTCGCGTTGAATACGGTGTAAGGAATGGAAAACGGGCGGCTATAGCTGGAACTTCAAATGCCAATCAAAAGAAGTTCTCTGGAGGGTTTCCTAGAAAGAAGGAAAGGGAAACAAATGCTGTGACTGTTGGTCAAGGAAGAGCTCCTCCAAGAAGGAGACCACAACAATACTCACCTCAGCAATATATTCAACAACCAATTCCCTATCAACCACCCATGTATCCCATCCAGTATGCTCCGCAACCATACGTAGCTGCTGTGACGCCTGCGTTCAATCAACAGCCTGCTCAGGCTTATCAAGCGCCTCCAACTTATCGACCAGCTCTAGTTCAACAACGTGCTGCGGCTCCGCCAGCTTATCAACAAGCACCAGCAGCTCCTGTTTATCAACAGCCGAGAGCTCAAGCGCCAAGGCAAAATGCTCAAAACCATAACATAAGGCAAGGGGAGAGGGCGACCTTCAATCCCATTCCAATGTCGTACACTGAGTTGTATCCCTCCCTATTGCAAAAGGGGTTGGTGGTTCCCAGACCTATGGGACCTCCACCTGACCGTCTTCCTCCATGGTACAACCCTAATGCACACTGTCCTTTTCATGAAGGTGCCCCCGGGCATGACCTAGAGGGTTGTTACGCTCTAAAGCATAGGGTTCGGGAATTGATTGAGAGCAAGATCTTGTCTTTTAAGGACATGGGGCCGAAtgtgaagaacaatcctcttcctCCCCATGGAGATCCCGCAATAAATGCCATTGAAGATGCCTCTGCTGGTGTTACGGTTGATAAGGTGGATGATGTGAAGACTCCTTTGGTGGCATTCCATGCCCGATTGGTGGAAGCTGGCCTGATTAATGTAAATCATGAA is a window of Lathyrus oleraceus cultivar Zhongwan6 chromosome 6, CAAS_Psat_ZW6_1.0, whole genome shotgun sequence DNA encoding:
- the LOC127094801 gene encoding uncharacterized protein LOC127094801, translated to MREMLQALTFRFEVPQATVISETTGPTVEVPPQRTLPSTLPPYGLPYDFVPRAEVAHEMGQSVQQAVPLPVYTDARPVIHTVVPPAAYARHVPHYEDQNHMYQTVDSTVAGDEVRFEDFREVKENMQLLEKKFRDLEGDHVFGSAAKEMCLVSGLVIPAKFKTPDFDKYKGHTCPKSHLIMYYRKMAAHVEDDKLMIHWFQDSLSGAPSKWYLSLDQNRIRCFQDLSDAFIKHYKYNMDMAPDRRQLQSMFQHDKESFKEYAQRWRELASQVEPPLAEKELDELFIDTVQPQFYEKMVGSASLGFSELVAIGARVEYGVRNGKRAAIAGTSNANQKKFSGGFPRKKERETNAVTVGQGRAPPRRRPQQYSPQQYIQQPIPYQPPMYPIQYAPQPYVAAVTPAFNQQPAQAYQAPPTYRPALVQQRAAAPPAYQQAPAAPVYQQPRAQAPRQNAQNHNIRQGERATFNPIPMSYTELYPSLLQKGLVVPRPMGPPPDRLPPWYNPNAHCPFHEGAPGHDLEGCYALKHRVRELIESKILSFKDMGPNVKNNPLPPHGDPAINAIEDASAGVTVDKVDDVKTPLVAFHARLVEAGLINVNHENCEECATHPKGC